The genomic window CCTCGCGCTCGTTCCACTGTTCGTCGAGCGTACGGCCAGCCGGCGTCGCGTGGTCGAGTTCCTCCTGGCCGAGCGCAGTGGTAGTCCGCCCTTCCACCTTGTCACGAACACTGTCCCAGGTCGGCACACCTTGGTCGGTGAACCCGGTCGGAGACTCGTGATTGGAGAACCCCGAACTCACTCCCCCACCTATCGCCCCGTCGATGCCACTGTCGTCGACTAGCTCGGCATCGATGACTCCTGGTCTGACCTGGGCGGGCATTCCTCCCAGTGGCGAATACCCGGGCGGATCCCCCAAGGGCTGGTCGATCGTGGGCTTCGTCGTCTGCGGAACATCGACGTCCGGGATATCACCCGGTGGCACAGTCGACGGTTCGGCTCGCGTCGTATCGAGCTCGGCCAGCAACGCAGAAGCCGCCGCATGTACGGGTGCCAGCGCCGAACGGCCACTCACCGCGGAGAGCACCTCGCGCAGCACGGCGATATCGTTCCGATCGTCCGAAGTCATATGTCCTCCCGAGGTTGGAAAGCTTCTACGACCAGGCTACGGACTGCGCACGATCAGCCGCGCAGAACGGCACCGACCGATCCCTGCGCAGCGGCGACCGCGGCGTCACGTGCCTCGGTGGCCTGTGCTTCGGTGAGAGTGCCATCGCTGCCCCGAAAGACGAGTGCGAACGCGAGGGACTTCTTGTTCGCACCGACCTGCTCGCCTTCGAAGACGTCGAACAGGCGGATGCTCTCGAGGAGCTCGCCTGCTCCGGCTCTCAGAGCTGCTTCGACGTCGGCGGCGGGAACCGATGCGTCGACGACGACAGCGACGTCCTGCAGGACTGCCGGGAACGGGGACACGATGGGTGCGGGCAACGCCTCGACGATGGGAAGTGCGTCGAGGTTCAGCTCGACGGCGCATGTACGCACTGGCAGATCGGCGCGCTCGAGAACCGCCGGATGCAGCTCGCCCGCGTGCCCCACGACGACCCCGTCGACGAGCAATTCTGCGCAGCGGCCCGGATGCCACGGTAGGTACTGCGCGGCACGGAACTCGATGTCGACACCGGCCGCGGCCGCAATCGTGCGCGCTGCAGCGAATGCGTCGGACGCATCAGCGGTGCGGCCCTGACCCCACGGTCCCGACGGCTCGCGACTTCCGGTCAGGACCGCACCGACGTACACCGGTTGATCCGGAAGCGATCCCCTGAGGTGAGCGATCTCCTCCTCGCTCGGACGTGCGTGCACTGCGATCGCCTCGACGGGCACGGTGTGGTCGCCGGGGCGTACGACCTGCGCGATTCCGAACAGCGAGAGATCCCGCTGGCCACGGCTCACATTCCGGGCGAGGATTTCCAGCAATCCGGGCAGAATCGTCGATGCCAGCTCGGGTCGGTCGGCCTCGAGCGGATTGAGAACGGATGTCGTCCGGCGGCGGACATCGTCAGCGGGCAGGCCCCACGTATCGAAGACACCGGTCGGCAGGAACACCGTCGGCAACACCTCGACGTATCCGGCGAACGCCAGCGACTTCCCGACTGCGCGTTTGCGCTTCTGCGTGGCGGTCAGCCCGCGTCCGGCAGGCGCCGCGGGCAGAACCGACGGAATCTGCTCCAGCCCCTCCAGCCTCAGTACCTCTTCGACAAGATCTGCCGGCTGCTGCAGGTCGGGTCGCCAGGTGGGCGGCGTGACGACGAGTTCACCGTGGCCGAGTTCGTTGACGTCGACCTCGACGTCGCAGCCGATCTGCGTCAGTCTGCGTGACGCGGTTCCGTTCGGGTAGGTAACTCCCGCAACACGGTCGGGAAGGTCAAGCGCCATGCGGACTGCCGGGAACGTATGCGGCTCCCCGATGTCGGTCAGGACCGGCTCGATGCGGCCGCCTGTGATCTCGACCAACAACTGCGCAGCTCTGTCCAACGCCGCGACAGGAAGCGCGGAATCGACGGTGCGCTCGAAACGCTTGCTCGCTTCACTCGACAACTTGTGCCTGCGGCCGGTACGGAACACCGCAAGCGGGTCGAACGTCGCTGCTTCGAGCACGACATCGACGGTGTCGTCCCCCACTTCGGTCGATGCCCCTCCCATGACTCCGGCGAGAGAGATCGCACCGGAGTCGTCAGCGATCACGACGTCCTCGGCGTCGAGCGTGCGCTCCACGTCGTCGAGGGTCGTCAGCTTTTCGCCCGACTTCGCGCGACGTACGACGATGTCGCCGGTGAGTTTGGATGCATCGAAAGCGTGCAGCGGCTGACCCAGCTCGTGAAGCACGTAGTTGGTGACGTCCACCGCGGCCGATATCGGTCGGATCCCGGCGAGGAGCAAGCGTCGTTGCAGCCACCACGGGGTAACCGACTTGGGGTCGATTCCACTGACCTTACGCAGCGCGAATCGCGAGACCTTGGACTCGGGATCGATTGTCGTCGGCCATGTCTGACCCTCGGCGTTCTGCACGGGGCCCTGCGCGGGGTCCGCGAATTCCAAGTCGAAGCTGCTCGCGAGTTCACGAGCGAGACCTCGGACCGAGAACGCGTAACCGCGGTCCGGCGTCACGTTGAGCTCGATCACCGAATCGTCGAGACCGAGAACAGCCTTGGCGTCGTCGCCCGGGTTCGCGGTGCCTTCCGGTAGCACCAGGATGCCGGCGTGATCGCGACCGAGACCGAGCTCGAGCGTCGAGCAAATCATTCCGGCCGAGGTATGCCCATAGGTCTTTCGTGCAGCAATGGAAAACCCACCCGGAAGTTCACTGCCGGGGAGGGCCGCAACGATCAGGTCCCCCTCGACGAAGTTCCGCGCACCACACACGATTTCCTGTGGCTCGTCGTTTCCGACGTCCACCAGGCAGAACCGAATAGGCTTCTTGAACTCGGTGAGCTCGGTGATCGTCGTGACACGTCCGACGACGAGTGGTCCGGTGACGTTGTCCAGGGAGTCGAGCTCCTCGACCTCGAAACCGACGCGCACGAATCCCTCGTCGAGTTCCTCGGGTGTCACCTTCCACTGCGGCGCTGTCCGCTGCAGAACCTCGGTCAGCCAGGATTGTGGAACTCGCACGTCTGCTCAGCTCTTTCTACGGGTGAAAATTCGGTAAGGGCAGTACTCGGGTCAGGCGCCGACGCCGAAGGGCAACGTGAAGCGGATGTCTCCCTCGACGATGTCGCGCATGTCGGGTATGTCGTTGCGGAACTGCAGAGTCCGCTCGAGGCCCATCCCGAACGCAAACCCCGAGTACACCTCGGGGTCGATTCCACTGGCCCGCAACACCTTCGGATTGACCATTCCGCAGCCGCCCCACTCGACCCAGCCGGGGCCACCCTTCTTTTTCGGGAACCAGACGTCGACCTCGGCCGACGGCTCGGTGAACGGGAAGTAGTTGGGCCGCATTCGAGTCCGCGTCTCTTCGCCGAAGAGCGCCCTGGCGAACGCGTCGAGCGTTCCGCGCAAATTCGCCATCGTCAAGCCCTTGTCGATCGCCAAGCCCTCGACCTGATGGAAAACAGGAGTGTGCGTGGTGTCCAATTCGTCGGTACGGAACGTGCGCCCCGGGCATACGACGTAGATCGGCACCTCACGCGACAGCATCGAGCGAACCTGCACCGGTGAGGTGTGCGTGCGCAGAACCTGCCGAGATCCCTCCGGTGCAATGTGGAATGTGTCCTGCATCGTCCGTGCGGGATGGTCCGGCAGGAAGTTGAGAGCGTCGAAGTTGAAATGTTCGGTCTCGACCTCCGGGCCTTCTTCGACCTCCCAGCCCATGGACACGAACACGTCGGCGACCTGGTCGGCGATGATGGTGATGGGGTGACGGGCGCCAACTGGACGGCGATCGGACGGCAACGTCACGTCGATCGTCTCGGCGACGAGGATTGCGGCATCTCGCTCGGCCAGTAGCACCTCGCGACGAGAGTCGAAGGCCTTCTGCACGCGGTCGCGTGCCAGCTTCACCCGCTTGCCCGCGTCTGCCTTCTGATTACCTGGAATCGCGCCGAGTGCGCGTTGCGCCAACGCCAGCGGTGCGCGATTGCCGATGTGATCGATCTTCACCTTCGTGAGTTCGTCCAGATTCTTCGCGTCGTCGAACGCCTTCTCTGCCCCGGCTGCGGCTGACTCGAGCGCAGCGGGCTCCAGCACGCTCGGATCGACCGGCTGGGCGTTGTCGGCTTCTTTCTTCGCCACGAGAGGTGCAACTCCTTGATGGTGGTTGATATCGCTGGACGACAGACTTCTCGATCCTAGGCGAGCGACAAAGTCATTTATGCGCGGACCTGCGCTGAGCGCGGGCACTGGAGTAGAGGCAAATGGCCGCCGCAGTGGCGAGGTTCAAGCTCTCGGCGCGGCCGTGAATGGGAATTCGGACGCGGTGGTCTGCAGCAGCTGCCACCGACGGCGACAGTCCGTGCGCCTCGTTTCCGAACAACCAGGCCGTCGGGCCCGACAAGAGTTCGTCTGCGTCGTCGAGGTCGACTTCACCATCGGCCGCGGTCGCGAGAATCGTGAGCCCCGACGAGCGCAGCGCGTCGAGACCGGTGTCCACCGATCGCTCGCGTGCGATGGGGAGGTGAAAAAGACTTCCCGCGGACGCGCGCACACACTTCCCGTTGTGCGGATCCACAGAATCTCCGAGGAGAACGACGGAGTTCGCTCCTACCGCGTCAGCGACGCGGATGACGGTGCCGGCGTTTCCCGGTTCGGACACTTCTACCGGAACGGCGACGAGCTGCGGAGTGCCGACAAGAGCCGCCGTCACGTCGACGTCGACTGCTCTGCATACCGCCACGATGCCGGGCGGGGTGACGGTGTCCGACAGCCCTTTCGCCGCGCGCTCCGTAATCGGATGCGTACGAACCCCTTCGGCGTGCGCCAGGTCGAGTACGACGCCGTTGCGTTCCGCGGAATCCTCGCGGAAGAACAACTCGACCACCACGCCGGCGCGCACTGCCTCGGTGACCGCGTTGGATCCTTCGGCAAGGAACAGACCGGTCTTACGGCGCTCGGCCGCGCGAAGCAGCTTGACAGCCGAAACGACCCGTGGAGTCCGCTCGGTGAGCGAGTCCACGGGTCGTCTCGGATCGTGATCGTCGTGCGTCAGCTTGCTCAGGCTGCTTCTCCGGCAGGAGCGTTGACGTCGGCAGGCAATGCAGCCTTGGCAA from Rhodococcus sp. P1Y includes these protein-coding regions:
- the pheT gene encoding phenylalanine--tRNA ligase subunit beta, translating into MRVPQSWLTEVLQRTAPQWKVTPEELDEGFVRVGFEVEELDSLDNVTGPLVVGRVTTITELTEFKKPIRFCLVDVGNDEPQEIVCGARNFVEGDLIVAALPGSELPGGFSIAARKTYGHTSAGMICSTLELGLGRDHAGILVLPEGTANPGDDAKAVLGLDDSVIELNVTPDRGYAFSVRGLARELASSFDLEFADPAQGPVQNAEGQTWPTTIDPESKVSRFALRKVSGIDPKSVTPWWLQRRLLLAGIRPISAAVDVTNYVLHELGQPLHAFDASKLTGDIVVRRAKSGEKLTTLDDVERTLDAEDVVIADDSGAISLAGVMGGASTEVGDDTVDVVLEAATFDPLAVFRTGRRHKLSSEASKRFERTVDSALPVAALDRAAQLLVEITGGRIEPVLTDIGEPHTFPAVRMALDLPDRVAGVTYPNGTASRRLTQIGCDVEVDVNELGHGELVVTPPTWRPDLQQPADLVEEVLRLEGLEQIPSVLPAAPAGRGLTATQKRKRAVGKSLAFAGYVEVLPTVFLPTGVFDTWGLPADDVRRRTTSVLNPLEADRPELASTILPGLLEILARNVSRGQRDLSLFGIAQVVRPGDHTVPVEAIAVHARPSEEEIAHLRGSLPDQPVYVGAVLTGSREPSGPWGQGRTADASDAFAAARTIAAAAGVDIEFRAAQYLPWHPGRCAELLVDGVVVGHAGELHPAVLERADLPVRTCAVELNLDALPIVEALPAPIVSPFPAVLQDVAVVVDASVPAADVEAALRAGAGELLESIRLFDVFEGEQVGANKKSLAFALVFRGSDGTLTEAQATEARDAAVAAAQGSVGAVLRG
- the pheS gene encoding phenylalanine--tRNA ligase subunit alpha, whose product is MAKKEADNAQPVDPSVLEPAALESAAAGAEKAFDDAKNLDELTKVKIDHIGNRAPLALAQRALGAIPGNQKADAGKRVKLARDRVQKAFDSRREVLLAERDAAILVAETIDVTLPSDRRPVGARHPITIIADQVADVFVSMGWEVEEGPEVETEHFNFDALNFLPDHPARTMQDTFHIAPEGSRQVLRTHTSPVQVRSMLSREVPIYVVCPGRTFRTDELDTTHTPVFHQVEGLAIDKGLTMANLRGTLDAFARALFGEETRTRMRPNYFPFTEPSAEVDVWFPKKKGGPGWVEWGGCGMVNPKVLRASGIDPEVYSGFAFGMGLERTLQFRNDIPDMRDIVEGDIRFTLPFGVGA
- a CDS encoding TrmH family RNA methyltransferase; the encoded protein is MDSLTERTPRVVSAVKLLRAAERRKTGLFLAEGSNAVTEAVRAGVVVELFFREDSAERNGVVLDLAHAEGVRTHPITERAAKGLSDTVTPPGIVAVCRAVDVDVTAALVGTPQLVAVPVEVSEPGNAGTVIRVADAVGANSVVLLGDSVDPHNGKCVRASAGSLFHLPIARERSVDTGLDALRSSGLTILATAADGEVDLDDADELLSGPTAWLFGNEAHGLSPSVAAAADHRVRIPIHGRAESLNLATAAAICLYSSARAQRRSAHK